One bacterium genomic window carries:
- a CDS encoding UvrB/UvrC motif-containing protein yields the protein MLCQICNEQEATVHYTEIISNKVAELHLCEDCARQKEIIDQSGNFSMADLVKGFAGFVGTKDGEENLKCDNCGLIFSDFRKTGRFGCSRCYKAFQTELEPLIKRIHGSTKHVGSVVPPKHAKEVQALSKIEKLKIKMEGAIQQEAFERAAEIRDQIRKLEKGIKE from the coding sequence ATGCTCTGTCAGATTTGTAATGAACAGGAAGCAACAGTTCATTATACAGAGATTATTAGTAATAAAGTAGCGGAACTGCATCTGTGTGAGGATTGTGCCAGGCAGAAAGAGATAATAGATCAATCCGGAAATTTTTCCATGGCAGATTTGGTTAAAGGGTTTGCAGGTTTTGTAGGGACAAAAGACGGAGAGGAAAATCTAAAGTGTGATAATTGCGGTCTTATATTTTCGGATTTTAGAAAGACAGGGCGTTTTGGCTGCAGCAGATGTTATAAAGCGTTTCAAACTGAACTGGAACCGCTAATAAAGAGGATTCATGGAAGCACAAAACATGTTGGCAGTGTCGTGCCGCCTAAGCATGCTAAAGAAGTTCAGGCTTTATCAAAGATCGAAAAGTTGAAGATAAAAATGGAGGGGGCTATCCAGCAAGAAGCGTTTGAGAGGGCAGCAGAGATTAGAGATCAGATAAGAAAGCTGGAAAAAGGAATTAAGGAATGA
- a CDS encoding ATP-dependent Clp protease ATP-binding subunit encodes MFNRFTERAKRVVMMAKEEATRMNHPQVGTEHILLGLLRVGSGVALAVIEKLGIDSKKIRVEIEKKAQTGSPILILGEMPLSPQAKRVLEFAMEEASALEHNYVGTEHIFLGLIREKEGIAAQVLEQMGLNLEKVRAEIMGLLGGEPLGTTAAHAGSGGAEAKTKTPALDAFGTNLTKLAIDGKLDPVIGRKDEIERVIHVLSRRKKNNPVLLGDAGVGKTAIVEGLGQQIVAGNVPDSIKGRRLITLDLASMVAGTKYRGQFEERIKAVMSEIKKSDDVILFIDEIHNLVGAGAAEGAIDASSILKPALARGDIQCIGATTVDEYRKYIEKDAALERRFQTIMVEAPSVKETIEILKGLRDKYEAYHRVRILDEALEAAAKLSDRYITDRFLPDKAIDVIDEAGAKVRLSVTTAPLDVKKLEKQLDEVRKEKESAVKTQDFEKAAQLRDQEKKLKAELSNQQKDWNQSNKKASAVVTTEVIAEIVSKWTGVPVQRLQEAEAKKLLKMEEALHKRIIGQDEPIESISRAIRRSRSGLKDPKRPVGSFIFLGPTGVGKTELAKTLAEFLFGDRDALIRLDMSEYMEKFAVSRLIGAPPGYVGYEEGGQLTEKVRRRPYSVVLLDEIEKAHPDVFNILLQVFDDGRLTDSLNHTVDFRNTVLIMTSNIGTRDIKRGSLGFRSSDEKLTYEKTKSKLMSEVKQVFRPEFLNRLDEVIVFHELTKDELKKIVDLMLSDVYSRLESDRIKLHIASQVKDFLIEKGYDPVYGARPLQRAIQRYIEDPLSEEMLRNKISKGSIIEVVQKGDKLDFNIKKREAAKNTRNKG; translated from the coding sequence ATGTTTAATAGATTTACTGAAAGAGCAAAACGTGTGGTTATGATGGCAAAGGAAGAAGCTACTCGCATGAATCATCCACAGGTTGGAACAGAGCATATTTTACTTGGTCTTCTTAGAGTGGGTAGTGGAGTAGCTCTAGCAGTAATTGAAAAATTGGGTATAGATTCAAAAAAGATAAGAGTAGAAATAGAGAAAAAAGCACAAACAGGTTCTCCTATATTAATACTTGGAGAGATGCCTTTAAGTCCACAAGCTAAAAGAGTTCTAGAGTTTGCGATGGAAGAAGCATCCGCACTTGAACATAATTATGTTGGGACAGAACATATATTTCTGGGATTAATTCGTGAAAAAGAGGGAATTGCGGCTCAGGTTCTTGAACAAATGGGACTTAATTTAGAAAAGGTGAGAGCTGAAATAATGGGCCTTCTCGGCGGCGAGCCTTTAGGCACAACAGCCGCTCATGCAGGATCAGGGGGGGCTGAAGCAAAGACTAAGACACCAGCGCTTGATGCATTTGGCACTAATCTCACAAAACTTGCAATTGACGGAAAGCTTGATCCTGTTATAGGGAGAAAGGATGAAATAGAGAGAGTAATTCATGTATTAAGCAGGAGGAAAAAGAATAATCCTGTTCTTTTAGGAGATGCGGGAGTTGGTAAAACAGCCATTGTAGAAGGATTGGGCCAGCAAATAGTTGCTGGGAATGTTCCTGATTCCATTAAAGGGAGAAGGCTTATAACCCTTGATTTAGCTTCCATGGTTGCCGGGACAAAGTATCGCGGGCAATTTGAAGAAAGAATTAAAGCTGTTATGTCAGAGATAAAAAAATCAGATGATGTGATATTGTTTATTGATGAAATACATAATTTAGTAGGTGCAGGTGCTGCAGAAGGCGCAATAGATGCTTCCAGTATACTGAAGCCTGCGTTAGCCAGAGGCGATATTCAGTGTATTGGAGCAACAACTGTAGATGAATACAGAAAATACATTGAAAAGGATGCTGCTCTAGAAAGGCGTTTTCAAACGATTATGGTTGAAGCTCCGTCTGTAAAGGAAACGATAGAGATATTAAAGGGACTAAGAGATAAATATGAAGCGTATCATAGAGTAAGGATACTAGATGAAGCACTTGAGGCTGCAGCAAAACTGTCTGATCGTTATATAACTGATAGATTTTTGCCAGATAAGGCAATAGATGTCATAGATGAAGCTGGTGCAAAGGTTCGGCTATCAGTCACCACTGCGCCTTTGGATGTAAAAAAACTTGAAAAGCAGCTAGATGAAGTTAGAAAAGAAAAGGAATCAGCTGTCAAAACGCAGGATTTTGAAAAAGCAGCGCAATTAAGGGATCAAGAGAAAAAGCTGAAGGCTGAGCTCTCTAACCAGCAGAAAGACTGGAACCAGTCAAATAAAAAGGCGTCTGCTGTAGTAACTACTGAGGTGATTGCAGAGATTGTGTCCAAGTGGACAGGAGTACCGGTTCAGAGACTTCAGGAAGCAGAGGCTAAAAAGCTTCTCAAGATGGAAGAGGCTCTGCATAAGCGTATTATCGGACAGGATGAACCAATAGAATCAATCAGCAGAGCAATAAGACGTTCACGATCAGGACTAAAAGATCCAAAAAGACCTGTTGGCTCATTTATTTTTCTGGGACCTACAGGAGTAGGAAAAACTGAGCTTGCAAAGACACTGGCGGAGTTTTTATTTGGTGATAGAGATGCTCTTATACGTCTTGATATGTCAGAGTACATGGAGAAATTTGCTGTATCAAGACTTATTGGGGCCCCTCCAGGATATGTGGGCTATGAAGAAGGCGGACAGCTTACTGAAAAGGTAAGAAGGAGGCCATACTCTGTGGTTCTTCTTGATGAGATAGAAAAGGCGCATCCTGATGTTTTTAATATACTCTTGCAGGTATTTGATGATGGCAGGTTGACAGACAGTTTGAACCATACTGTGGATTTTAGAAATACAGTATTAATTATGACATCAAACATTGGCACGCGCGATATAAAGCGCGGATCTTTAGGATTTCGCTCTTCAGATGAGAAACTGACGTATGAGAAAACTAAGTCCAAGCTTATGAGTGAAGTTAAACAGGTGTTCAGACCGGAGTTTCTTAATAGGTTAGACGAAGTAATAGTGTTTCATGAACTCACTAAAGATGAATTAAAAAAGATAGTGGATTTGATGTTAAGCGATGTATATTCACGCCTCGAATCAGATAGAATAAAATTACATATTGCTTCTCAGGTGAAAGATTTTCTTATTGAAAAAGGCTATGATCCTGTTTATGGAGCAAGGCCTCTCCAAAGAGCTATACAGCGTTATATTGAAGACCCTCTCTCTGAAGAAATGTTAAGAAATAAAATTTCCAAAGGCTCTATAATAGAGGTTGTTCAAAAGGGAGACAAATTAGATTTTAATATAAAAAAACGAGAAGCTGCTAAAAACACAAGGAACAAAGGATAA
- a CDS encoding OmpH family outer membrane protein has product MKHVKYLLVFIFSFFFLSSTCYAADELKIGYVNFSVLFEGYYKTKKAEAELKEEADKKEEKIKEIREEINNIQKKLGSGVLKQEEKDKQKGVLEQKALQLNRVIRESKRELEVKREKAIRGIIKDIEAVIREYSEKSGYTLVMGNRDLLYVDKKLDITKHIEDLLKKKEIKESRK; this is encoded by the coding sequence ATGAAACACGTTAAATATTTGCTAGTTTTTATATTTTCTTTCTTCTTCCTATCTTCAACCTGTTATGCAGCAGATGAGCTAAAGATAGGTTATGTAAATTTCTCTGTGCTGTTTGAGGGTTATTATAAGACCAAGAAAGCAGAGGCGGAATTGAAGGAGGAAGCGGATAAGAAAGAAGAAAAGATAAAAGAAATTCGAGAGGAGATTAATAATATTCAGAAGAAGCTGGGATCAGGCGTGTTAAAGCAAGAGGAAAAAGATAAACAGAAAGGAGTTCTCGAACAAAAGGCTCTTCAATTGAATAGAGTTATTAGAGAAAGCAAAAGAGAATTGGAGGTTAAGAGAGAAAAAGCCATTAGGGGAATTATAAAGGACATAGAGGCTGTGATCAGAGAATATTCAGAAAAAAGTGGATATACTCTGGTAATGGGGAATCGCGATCTACTATATGTAGATAAAAAATTGGACATTACTAAACATATAGAAGATTTATTGAAGAAAAAAGAAATAAAGGAAAGCAGAAAATAA
- a CDS encoding protein arginine kinase, whose product MMPITKLVGQIASWLQKEGPLSDIVVSSRVRLARNYDLIPFPHRANKEQLREVISKTEKAIKNSKYLKNTLIIDMSDLTDIDIQFLVEKHLISQEFGKPKSEQILVVSDREIISIMVNEEDHLRLQCIQPGLQLLDSWRLINQATLELESQVEFAFSKTWGYLTSCPTNVGTGMRASVLIHLPALVITKQIGKVLQAVAKLGIAIRGLYGEGTEAYGNFFQISNQVTLGYSEEDIINNIESVVKQVVGYEENARTLMIKEDKKVIEDKIWRAYGTLSNVRIIDFQETLDMLSLLRLGIGLKMIGKIDRILVNRMFIITQPAYLQKLEGRKLEPYERDIARANLIRENLERREK is encoded by the coding sequence ATGATGCCTATTACCAAGTTGGTTGGACAGATTGCCAGTTGGCTGCAAAAAGAAGGTCCTCTATCAGACATAGTTGTAAGCAGCCGAGTAAGACTTGCAAGGAATTATGATCTGATACCTTTTCCTCACCGCGCTAATAAGGAGCAGCTCAGAGAAGTAATATCAAAGACAGAGAAAGCTATAAAGAATAGTAAGTATTTAAAGAACACCTTAATTATAGATATGTCGGATTTAACAGATATAGATATCCAGTTTCTGGTGGAAAAGCACCTCATAAGTCAGGAGTTCGGAAAGCCAAAATCAGAGCAGATATTAGTAGTAAGTGATAGAGAGATAATTAGTATAATGGTTAATGAGGAAGATCATTTGAGGCTTCAATGCATACAGCCCGGTTTGCAACTGTTAGATAGCTGGAGATTGATTAATCAGGCAACATTAGAGCTTGAATCACAAGTGGAATTTGCCTTTTCTAAGACATGGGGATATCTAACATCGTGTCCTACTAATGTTGGGACGGGCATGCGAGCCTCGGTTTTGATTCATCTGCCTGCATTAGTAATTACCAAGCAAATAGGAAAGGTCCTGCAAGCGGTTGCTAAGCTGGGTATTGCAATTAGAGGGCTTTATGGAGAAGGGACTGAAGCATATGGAAATTTCTTTCAAATATCTAATCAGGTTACTCTGGGATATAGCGAGGAGGACATAATAAATAATATTGAATCTGTCGTAAAACAAGTTGTTGGTTATGAGGAGAATGCCAGGACACTAATGATAAAAGAAGATAAAAAAGTGATAGAAGATAAGATTTGGCGTGCGTATGGAACACTTTCAAATGTTAGAATCATTGATTTTCAGGAGACTTTAGACATGTTGTCTCTCCTGAGGTTAGGAATTGGATTGAAGATGATAGGCAAAATAGATAGAATATTAGTCAATAGAATGTTTATTATTACACAACCAGCGTATCTTCAGAAATTAGAAGGAAGAAAACTAGAGCCTTATGAGCGTGATATAGCAAGAGCAAACCTTATCAGGGAAAATTTAGAAAGAAGGGAAAAATAA
- the lpxA gene encoding acyl-ACP--UDP-N-acetylglucosamine O-acyltransferase: MTIHNTAVISPNAKISKGVKIGPWSVIGDNVKIGKNTEIGSNVVIDGWTSIGENNKISPGAVIGTAPQDVKYEDARTYVKIGNGNIIREYVTINRATEPETETLVGNNNFLMAYTHIAHNCKVGNNVIIVNYTALSGHTVLEDRCVLSGMVGIHQGARVGRLAIVGGLSKVVKDIPPFARADGHPIRIYGLNTIGLTRNNIPAPVIEKLKKAYKILFRSGMNTSQAIGKIEEEIPLIDEIQYLINFIRTSDRGICK; encoded by the coding sequence ATGACAATCCATAATACAGCAGTCATTTCTCCAAACGCTAAGATTTCTAAAGGTGTAAAAATCGGACCATGGAGCGTTATAGGAGATAATGTCAAAATAGGAAAAAACACAGAAATTGGGTCTAATGTTGTAATAGACGGCTGGACAAGCATAGGAGAAAACAATAAGATATCTCCTGGGGCGGTTATTGGAACAGCTCCACAGGATGTAAAATACGAGGATGCCCGTACGTACGTTAAAATAGGTAACGGGAACATTATAAGAGAATATGTTACAATTAATAGAGCAACAGAGCCAGAGACAGAAACACTGGTAGGGAATAACAATTTTCTTATGGCATATACACATATCGCACATAATTGTAAAGTGGGTAATAATGTTATAATAGTTAATTATACAGCATTATCAGGACATACTGTGTTAGAGGATAGATGTGTGCTGTCCGGTATGGTAGGGATTCATCAGGGAGCAAGGGTTGGTAGGCTGGCCATTGTAGGGGGATTGTCCAAGGTAGTTAAGGATATTCCTCCGTTTGCAAGGGCAGATGGCCATCCTATAAGGATATATGGACTGAATACTATAGGATTAACCAGAAACAACATCCCTGCTCCAGTTATAGAAAAACTTAAAAAGGCTTATAAAATTTTATTTAGATCCGGCATGAATACCAGTCAGGCTATCGGTAAAATTGAGGAAGAGATTCCTTTAATAGACGAGATACAATATCTTATAAATTTTATTAGAACATCTGACAGAGGTATATGTAAATGA
- the bamA gene encoding outer membrane protein assembly factor BamA, with translation MAKKRYASILLFLFIFFFTLCVSEVGAEQASKDVKKVTKVSVKGNSRISTSTILSRIETKEGMPFLQGVVSADIERLYELGHFQDITVDASEFLGGLNITFTVQERPAIEKIVVLGNKKLKLKKIKSIMSIVIGDTYNEKRLKGNEESIYELYKNDGYYAAVISHTVEEKEPGKVVVNINIKEGKKVRIKKIVFDGNSHFSNWKLKRQIVTKKSRLKWFPKGYYDPDKLKEDIKRLKLYYDKAGYIKAEIKEADITFNEAKTKMHIRIPISENYRYFTNKIIIAGNKSFPPQEIINILDMKKGDAFSEYGVSKDIYNIRMFYGERGYIDAYVNPETQINDKDRTVDAVYNIYEGNINYVRHIIIKGNLETKDKVIRREVRIKPGEKFDTKKVKRSRERLMNLGYFSMVNFSDEKAEETNLRDLICDVEEKKTGSFSFGGGYSTVENAIGFIELRQNNFDIKNFPSFSGGGQYASIRADISARRQNFVLSFTEPWFMDKPLSAGFDLYNKTYYQEEWAETKTGGDIRVGRSITEYTRGSLTYKCENVDVGDLTDDAPDVVADDEGSATISSITARIKNDHRDNIFDPTKGYLNVVSVECAGGPFLGDKDFYKVTGSTSWYFPATNKSVFNVRFRAGLVDDYGSTEQVPVYERFYIGGPSTVRGYDYSSIGPKDEDVNVGGNSMLVGNLEYSYLLVDTTDTPTKSPMKIRGLVFYDAGNAWKNAGGFSSSVKTSIGTGIRILIPIPVTLFYGYGIDRHKGRFDISISYSF, from the coding sequence ATGGCAAAAAAACGTTACGCAAGTATTTTACTCTTTCTCTTTATTTTCTTTTTCACACTCTGCGTCTCTGAGGTAGGTGCTGAGCAGGCTTCTAAGGATGTAAAAAAAGTGACCAAAGTAAGTGTGAAAGGGAATAGCAGAATAAGCACTTCCACTATTCTGAGCAGAATAGAAACCAAGGAAGGAATGCCGTTTTTGCAGGGAGTAGTGAGCGCGGATATTGAAAGGCTGTATGAGCTTGGACATTTTCAGGATATAACTGTAGATGCTTCTGAGTTTCTTGGAGGGCTGAACATTACTTTTACTGTTCAGGAGAGACCTGCTATTGAGAAAATTGTGGTATTGGGCAATAAAAAATTAAAGCTAAAAAAGATAAAAAGCATTATGTCTATTGTCATTGGAGATACATATAATGAGAAGCGTCTAAAGGGGAATGAGGAATCCATATATGAACTGTACAAAAACGATGGATATTATGCAGCTGTTATTAGTCATACTGTCGAGGAGAAGGAGCCCGGCAAAGTTGTTGTCAATATCAACATAAAAGAGGGGAAGAAAGTAAGGATAAAAAAGATTGTTTTTGATGGAAATAGCCATTTCAGTAACTGGAAGCTAAAGAGACAAATAGTAACGAAAAAGTCCAGATTAAAATGGTTTCCAAAGGGATATTATGATCCTGATAAATTAAAAGAAGACATAAAGCGACTCAAACTTTATTACGATAAAGCCGGGTATATAAAAGCTGAGATAAAAGAAGCAGACATAACCTTTAATGAGGCAAAAACTAAGATGCATATAAGAATTCCTATTAGTGAAAATTATAGGTATTTCACAAACAAAATCATTATAGCTGGCAATAAGAGTTTCCCTCCTCAGGAGATTATCAATATATTGGATATGAAAAAAGGCGATGCTTTTAGTGAATACGGAGTTTCTAAGGATATTTATAATATACGAATGTTTTACGGAGAGAGAGGCTATATAGATGCTTATGTGAATCCAGAAACACAGATTAACGATAAGGATAGAACAGTTGATGCAGTGTATAATATATATGAAGGGAATATTAACTATGTTCGTCATATTATTATCAAAGGGAATCTGGAAACAAAGGACAAGGTTATTCGCAGAGAAGTAAGAATAAAGCCAGGAGAAAAGTTTGATACAAAAAAGGTTAAGCGAAGCAGGGAAAGGTTAATGAATCTAGGTTATTTCTCAATGGTAAATTTTTCTGATGAGAAAGCAGAAGAAACAAATTTAAGGGACTTGATTTGTGATGTAGAAGAAAAAAAGACAGGCAGTTTCTCCTTTGGCGGTGGATACAGCACAGTGGAGAATGCAATAGGATTTATAGAGCTTAGACAGAATAATTTCGATATCAAGAACTTTCCGAGTTTTTCAGGCGGGGGCCAGTATGCCAGTATCCGGGCTGATATAAGCGCAAGGCGGCAGAATTTTGTCCTGAGCTTTACAGAGCCGTGGTTTATGGATAAGCCTCTTTCCGCAGGGTTTGATCTATATAATAAAACCTATTATCAAGAAGAATGGGCAGAAACTAAAACCGGCGGGGATATAAGAGTTGGACGTTCCATTACAGAATATACGCGAGGCTCCCTTACATATAAATGCGAGAATGTAGATGTAGGCGACTTAACAGATGATGCTCCTGATGTAGTAGCGGATGATGAAGGATCAGCAACTATCAGCAGTATAACAGCTAGGATAAAAAATGATCATAGAGATAACATTTTTGATCCGACTAAAGGTTATCTAAATGTAGTGTCTGTAGAGTGTGCTGGCGGTCCTTTTCTTGGAGATAAGGATTTTTATAAAGTAACTGGCAGCACAAGCTGGTATTTCCCGGCAACAAATAAATCTGTGTTTAATGTTCGTTTCAGAGCGGGACTGGTTGATGATTATGGAAGCACAGAACAGGTTCCAGTTTATGAACGATTTTATATAGGAGGACCAAGCACAGTTCGAGGATATGATTACAGCAGTATAGGGCCTAAAGACGAAGATGTTAATGTTGGTGGAAATTCGATGTTAGTTGGTAATCTGGAGTACTCATATCTTTTGGTAGATACAACAGATACCCCGACCAAAAGCCCTATGAAGATCAGAGGTTTGGTGTTCTATGATGCTGGAAATGCATGGAAAAACGCAGGCGGTTTCTCAAGTTCTGTGAAAACAAGCATAGGGACAGGGATAAGAATACTTATACCTATACCTGTTACATTATTTTATGGATATGGGATAGACAGGCATAAAGGTAGATTTGACATTTCCATATCGTATAGTTTCTAG
- the lpxI gene encoding UDP-2,3-diacylglucosamine diphosphatase LpxI (LpxI, functionally equivalent to LpxH, replaces it in LPS biosynthesis in a minority of bacteria.) — MKDVITSSRIGLISGKGKFPIILAQEAKRRGMKVVAVALKEGTNAELENYVDKIYWLSIGEMEKGLDILVKEELKEVFMVGKIEKSLLFKNIPRDSVISNLIKFTTDRLDNTLLKAIANKLAELDIKLLDSTILIRPLLPQRGILTERKPTQAEMDDINFGQKIAKSIAALYIGQTVIVKDKAILAVEAIEGTDQTIKRAGMYCKKGIVMVKVSWPDQDMRLDVPTIGTDTIKLLKEANASAIAIEAQKTIILDIEESVNIANRAGICMVAF, encoded by the coding sequence ATGAAAGACGTAATAACTAGTTCCAGGATTGGCTTGATCTCTGGAAAAGGAAAGTTCCCCATTATTTTAGCGCAAGAAGCTAAGAGAAGGGGCATGAAAGTAGTTGCTGTTGCATTAAAAGAGGGGACTAATGCTGAGTTGGAAAACTATGTAGATAAAATATATTGGCTCAGTATTGGAGAGATGGAAAAAGGTTTAGATATTCTAGTCAAAGAAGAGTTAAAGGAAGTTTTTATGGTAGGCAAGATAGAGAAGAGCCTACTGTTTAAAAATATTCCAAGAGATAGTGTGATATCTAATCTTATTAAATTTACAACTGATAGATTAGACAATACACTACTAAAGGCAATAGCAAATAAACTGGCTGAATTAGATATAAAGTTGCTGGATTCCACTATACTTATTAGGCCTCTCCTACCTCAAAGAGGCATACTTACAGAAAGAAAGCCTACACAAGCAGAAATGGATGATATTAATTTTGGGCAGAAAATAGCCAAATCGATCGCAGCGCTCTATATAGGACAAACAGTTATTGTAAAGGATAAGGCTATCCTAGCAGTAGAGGCAATAGAGGGCACGGACCAAACAATTAAACGAGCTGGCATGTATTGCAAAAAGGGCATAGTTATGGTTAAAGTCAGCTGGCCTGACCAGGATATGCGTCTTGATGTTCCTACGATTGGTACTGATACAATCAAACTTTTAAAAGAAGCCAATGCGTCTGCAATAGCTATAGAAGCGCAGAAAACTATCATTCTGGATATAGAAGAATCTGTTAATATAGCCAACCGCGCTGGAATCTGCATGGTCGCGTTCTAA
- a CDS encoding bifunctional UDP-3-O-[3-hydroxymyristoyl] N-acetylglucosamine deacetylase/3-hydroxyacyl-ACP dehydratase, which translates to MMQLQTTISNKVSCAGIGLHTGNKTTICFKPADENTGIKFIRKDLPESPVVKADISGVVDTARGTSLGKSDIKVHTVEHVLAAAAGLGIDNMLVELSSNEPPVLDGSALPFVEALEGAKLVQQKAAKKFFEVKEPVWVSENGSSLVALPSKDFRISFTIDYNHPVLNSQFASVIITPKSFKEEIASARTFCFLEEVEMLQKEGLIKGGSLENAVVIGDEALLNDKLRFENEFVMHKILDLIGDLYLLGQPLKAHVIAIKSGHSLNIELVKRLKKMRGLVDDDDTETKTSLNIDEIKKILPHRYPFLLIDRITKIEGDEKIVGIKNVTANESFFQGHFPDYPIMPGVLIVEAMAQVGGILLLRKKENRGKTPFFAKMDNVKLRRPVRPGDQLVIEVEVIKAKSRVGRIMAKASVNREIVCEAELTSIIQ; encoded by the coding sequence ATTATGCAATTACAGACAACAATAAGCAATAAAGTGAGTTGTGCAGGTATTGGCTTGCATACAGGAAACAAAACAACCATTTGTTTTAAACCTGCAGATGAAAACACAGGTATAAAATTCATAAGAAAGGATTTACCAGAGAGTCCAGTAGTTAAAGCAGACATTAGTGGAGTTGTTGATACAGCCAGAGGGACTTCTCTGGGTAAAAGCGATATAAAAGTGCATACTGTAGAGCACGTACTGGCGGCAGCAGCAGGTTTAGGGATTGATAATATGTTGGTTGAACTCAGCAGCAATGAGCCTCCTGTACTTGACGGAAGCGCTTTGCCATTTGTGGAGGCGCTGGAAGGGGCAAAGCTTGTGCAGCAAAAAGCGGCTAAGAAGTTTTTTGAAGTAAAAGAGCCTGTTTGGGTTTCAGAAAATGGTTCTTCTTTGGTTGCTTTGCCGTCAAAAGATTTTCGAATTTCATTTACTATTGACTATAACCATCCTGTACTTAATTCTCAATTCGCCTCAGTTATAATTACCCCGAAATCTTTTAAGGAAGAAATAGCCTCTGCAAGAACATTCTGTTTTCTGGAAGAGGTGGAGATGTTGCAAAAGGAAGGGCTCATAAAAGGTGGTAGTTTAGAGAATGCCGTTGTTATAGGAGACGAAGCTCTTCTTAACGATAAATTGAGATTTGAAAACGAGTTTGTTATGCATAAGATACTTGATTTAATAGGCGATCTGTATTTACTGGGACAACCACTAAAAGCACATGTTATTGCAATAAAAAGCGGTCATTCTCTAAATATAGAGCTGGTTAAAAGACTTAAGAAAATGAGAGGGCTGGTGGATGACGATGATACGGAGACTAAAACTAGTTTAAACATAGATGAGATAAAAAAGATACTTCCGCATAGATATCCATTTTTACTTATTGACAGGATAACAAAGATTGAAGGAGATGAAAAGATAGTAGGGATTAAGAATGTTACTGCAAACGAAAGTTTTTTTCAGGGACACTTTCCAGACTATCCAATAATGCCCGGCGTACTAATTGTTGAGGCAATGGCGCAGGTAGGCGGGATTCTGTTATTGAGAAAAAAAGAGAATAGAGGAAAGACGCCATTTTTTGCTAAAATGGATAATGTCAAATTAAGACGGCCTGTCAGACCAGGAGATCAACTTGTTATAGAAGTTGAGGTAATTAAGGCAAAAAGCAGAGTTGGAAGGATAATGGCAAAGGCTTCTGTTAATAGGGAAATAGTATGCGAAGCGGAATTAACGTCAATTATACAATAA